The Anguilla anguilla isolate fAngAng1 chromosome 4, fAngAng1.pri, whole genome shotgun sequence genome has a window encoding:
- the LOC118224704 gene encoding probable E3 ubiquitin-protein ligase HERC4, with protein MSFCSLETLPCASKMIVTVDEKLIDEWISECDAKTWESRKREIIQTFSSASTLNGSFLNHSGDQHYQTTVENSGLDLSLARLAFEKLAKNQTVLKQVGSVVRDTLLRSLSDAPPGVEDLRVYLILPELLRVLPMDRDLCANFAGAVGKLQPDCLKTLEGLWSKLPKSFFKSLVKVIRSACTWFLHKMWTEQKDFRISVEKTANVLQKLYEVNYNSRWKIEDRNFYINEMKIFITSFPGELPPDAYIIDCMLQFLFNRLVLYPGIFDMETKCMVFLRDVCKHFLNASLGNSLHNHLCVNRKSLLTDTFQQLRNNDRDFLWPLQVKFENEDGIDEGGSPQEFFTLVAREILSLEPKMLELLEDSRLVWFMPEGHRDHDAHSLLGVLCGMALYNQCIVNFNFPLALFKKMLGFMPTLEDLKELSPIEARNLQGVLDADEDDLELMYLDFTARGHEVVPDGREISVTKSNRQQYVEKYVDFIFNKSVEKQFFDFLGGFSQGCPNELWKMFLPEELMALLSGNVDYVWEELEKNAIYKGYMPTDINIKNFWTVFFELSEEKKKNFLSYTTASNRLPMGGLAKMKITIVNQNEPNPDYFYPVATTCNYHLFLPNYSSIDILRKKFVHAISIHKGFGTD; from the exons ATGTCGTTCTGCTCTCTTGAGACGCTGCCTTGTGCCAGCAAGATGATCGTGACTGTGGATGAGAAATTAATTGATGAATGGATCTCAGAGTGTGATGCAAAAACATGGGAATCTCGAAAAAG GGAGATAATACAGACTTTTTCATCTGCATCAACTCTCAATGGTAGTTTTCTTAATCacag TGGTGACCAGCATTACCAAACCACAGTGGAGAATTCAGGTCTGGACTTGTCTCTAGCACGTCTTGCCTTTGAGAAGCTGGCAAAGAACCAAACTGTGTTGAaacag GTGGGATCGGTGGTGCGGGACACGCTGCTTCGCTCCCTGAGCGATGCACCGCCTGGCGTGGAAGACCTGCGAGTCTATTTGATCCTGCCTGAACTTCTGAGGGTCCTGCCCATGGACAGGGACCTCTGTGCAAATTTCGCTGGAGCAGTTGGCAAACTGCAGCCGGACTGCCTGAAGACCCTAG aGGGTTTATGGTCAAAACTTCCAAAATCCTTCTTCAAGTCCCTGGTGAAGGTGATTCGCTCGGCGTGCACATGGTTCCTTCACAAGATGTGGACAGAGCAGAAAGATTTCAGGATCTCCGTTGAAAAGACAGCAAACGTTCTTCAGAAGCTGTATGAG GTGAACTACAACTCTAGATGGAAGATAGAGGACAGAAACTTCTACATCAACGAGATGAAGATCTTCATTACATCT TTTCCAGGAGAGCTGCCACCGGATGCATACATCATTGACTGCATGTTACAATTCTTG ttCAATAGGTTGGTCTTGTACCCAGGCATCTTTGACATGGAGACAAAATGTATGGTCTTCTTGAGAGATGTATGCAAGCATTTT CTGAATGCCAGTTTGGGTAATTCACTGCACAATCATCTGTGTGTGAACAGAAAGTCCCTTCTGACTGATACCTTCCAACAACTGCGAAACAATGACCGTGACTTCCTCTGGCCTTTACAG GTAAAATTTGAAAACGAGGATGGTATTGATGAAGGAGGTTCGCCTCAGGAGTTCTTCACTCTCGTTGCAAGGGAAATTCTCTCGCTGGAGCCAAAGATGCTGGAGCTGTTGGAAGACTCAAGACTTGTCTGGTTCATGCCAGAG GGCCACCGGGACCACGATGCCCACAGCTTGCTTGGGGTTCTCTGCGGAATGGCGCTGTACAACCAGTGCATTGTGAATTTCAACTTCCCACTGGCCCTGTTTAAGAAGATGCTGGGTTTTATGCCGACTCTGGAAGACCTGAAAGAACTCTCTCCCATCGAAGCCag GAACTTGCAAGGAGTCTTAGATGCAGATGAAGACGATTTGGAGCTGATGTATTTGGATTTCACG GCTAGAGGCCACGAAGTAGTTCCAGATGGAAGAGAGATATCAGTAACCAAATCCAACAG GCAGCAGTACGTGGAAAAGtatgttgattttattttcaacaagTCGGTGGAGAAGCAGTTCTTtgactttttggggggtttttcgCAAGGCTGCCCAAATGAATTGTGGAAGATGTTTCTTCCAGAGGAGCTGATGGCCCTTCTGAGTGGAAACGTTGATTATgtgtgggaggagctggagaag AATGCTATATATAAGGGATATATGCCCACAGACATCAACATCAAAAACTTCTGGACTGTCTTCTTTGAACTGTctgaggagaaaaagaagaattttctGT CCTACACGACAGCAAGCAACCGGCTGCCCATGGGGGGACTGGCAAAAATGAAGATCACTATTGTGAACCAAAACGAGCCCAACCCCGATTACTTTTATCCGGTTGCAACCACCTGCAATTACCACCTATTCCTTCCAAATTACAGCAGCATTGATATTCTGAGAAAGAAGTTTGTCCATGCAATCTCTATTCACAAGGGATTTGGAACAGATTGA